From the genome of Bacteroides sp. MSB163, one region includes:
- a CDS encoding mucoidy inhibitor MuiA family protein — translation MKRLRLGLWACFCLCAATTLTGQNKVKTTAEKVMLFIDGAQVTRTKQVDIPAGNSTLIFTGLSPYMDAQSMQVSAKGKLTVTAVNRQYNYIDSLAVSEKQQSLQKELKKIEKLQKEQNAELGLINAEYEMLKTNCSVSNKNTATSLATIKEVNQYYSGQLKTLKTKELVINEQIAELAIKQGQLNSELAQLSGKSLTPMSEITVNVNAPAACKVTFTLNYYVKNAGWFPSYDVRSGSLAEPISIIYKANIFQNTKEEWKNVELSLSSSNPSTGSVAPTLSTYWLDYGLAAPRYNLNLNGNTVSGVVLDNERTPVIGATVTIPGTTIGVITDINGKYSITIPNGQNKLQFSYIGYQTQTRDIQGNIMNVTLQEDTQALDEVVVVGYGTERKPLMAGAVSGLKVNHKKDIQYEEEASMALDVEQSQGQMGYEFEIKVPYTIPSDNKPVVAEIGHYELPASYAYQSTPKIDKDAFLIAQVTDWEKLNLLEGEANVYFENTFIGKSIMNITQQNDTLSFSLGRDKRIMIQRTKENEYTSRKFMGSNQTQSIAWKLSIRNTRPEPVTLTLYDQLPVSRNNNITVTAEEISGGTLDEAKGIITWQITLQPGEQRDLALRYKVKYPKGRNLIIE, via the coding sequence ATGAAACGACTGAGATTAGGACTATGGGCATGTTTCTGCCTTTGTGCAGCCACCACCCTTACGGGACAAAACAAGGTGAAAACTACTGCCGAAAAGGTAATGCTGTTCATTGACGGCGCCCAAGTGACGCGTACCAAGCAAGTAGATATTCCGGCAGGAAATTCAACGCTCATCTTTACCGGATTATCCCCCTATATGGATGCACAAAGTATGCAAGTCAGCGCAAAGGGAAAACTCACCGTTACGGCAGTCAACCGGCAATACAACTATATAGACAGCCTCGCCGTCAGCGAAAAACAACAAAGCCTGCAAAAGGAGCTTAAAAAAATAGAGAAACTGCAGAAAGAACAAAACGCCGAGCTTGGACTCATCAATGCCGAATATGAAATGCTGAAAACAAATTGCTCCGTCAGCAATAAAAATACCGCTACTTCTCTGGCTACTATCAAAGAAGTGAATCAATATTACTCCGGACAGTTGAAAACTCTGAAAACAAAAGAACTGGTTATCAATGAACAGATAGCCGAACTTGCCATCAAACAGGGACAATTGAACTCTGAACTGGCACAACTAAGCGGTAAATCCCTAACCCCTATGAGTGAAATTACAGTCAATGTAAATGCACCCGCAGCTTGCAAAGTTACATTCACTCTGAACTATTATGTAAAAAATGCCGGTTGGTTCCCCTCTTATGATGTTCGCTCCGGTAGCCTGGCCGAACCTATCTCCATCATCTACAAAGCCAACATCTTTCAGAATACCAAGGAAGAGTGGAAAAACGTTGAATTATCCCTTTCCTCCTCTAATCCTTCCACCGGAAGCGTAGCCCCCACTCTGTCTACTTACTGGTTGGATTACGGACTTGCAGCACCACGCTACAATTTGAATCTCAATGGAAACACTGTTTCAGGAGTCGTTCTTGATAATGAACGTACGCCCGTAATAGGTGCCACCGTTACCATTCCGGGAACTACGATAGGAGTCATAACCGACATAAACGGTAAGTATTCCATAACTATTCCCAATGGGCAAAATAAACTTCAATTTTCATATATTGGCTATCAGACTCAGACCAGAGATATACAAGGAAACATTATGAATGTTACCCTTCAGGAGGATACACAGGCATTGGATGAAGTTGTAGTAGTAGGTTACGGCACTGAAAGGAAACCTCTAATGGCAGGCGCTGTCTCCGGTCTTAAGGTAAACCATAAAAAAGATATTCAATACGAAGAAGAAGCCAGCATGGCCCTTGACGTTGAACAAAGCCAGGGACAGATGGGTTACGAATTTGAAATAAAAGTCCCCTACACCATTCCTTCTGACAACAAGCCTGTAGTTGCCGAAATCGGACATTACGAATTACCCGCTTCCTATGCTTATCAGAGCACTCCGAAGATAGACAAAGATGCCTTCCTGATTGCTCAGGTAACCGATTGGGAAAAGCTGAACTTACTTGAAGGCGAAGCAAATGTTTACTTTGAAAATACTTTCATTGGCAAGTCCATTATGAATATCACCCAACAGAACGACACACTATCCTTCTCTTTAGGTCGTGATAAACGTATCATGATACAACGTACGAAAGAGAACGAATATACCTCACGCAAGTTTATGGGTTCCAATCAGACGCAATCCATTGCATGGAAACTCTCTATCCGCAATACGCGTCCTGAACCTGTCACCCTCACGCTTTATGACCAACTCCCCGTATCACGCAACAATAATATTACCGTAACAGCAGAAGAAATCAGCGGTGGCACCCTGGATGAAGCGAAAGGTATCATCACTTGGCAAATCACCTTACAACCCGGCGAACAACGTGATTTAGCTTTACGTTATAAAGTAAAATACCCTAAAGGACGAAACTTAATAATAGAATGA
- a CDS encoding DUF4251 domain-containing protein: MKKIIVLLMLVFVGASTTIYAQESKSESRRAERKAQRDAEKAREKIVQERAYADAVQAIKDRKFVMEVDCVTFKRGRNVFVTSNTNFILLNGEKASVQVAFNGAFAGPNGIGGVTVDGRVGDIKTTTDKKGNVSCSFNVIGIGISAQVSIRLAHGSNNVSATINPNFNSNRLSLDGKLIPLSESSVFKGRSF; this comes from the coding sequence ATGAAAAAGATTATCGTATTATTAATGTTAGTTTTCGTAGGTGCATCCACAACAATCTATGCACAGGAAAGTAAAAGTGAAAGCCGTCGTGCTGAACGCAAAGCACAACGTGACGCAGAAAAAGCTCGGGAGAAAATAGTACAAGAACGAGCATACGCTGATGCCGTACAAGCTATAAAGGATAGAAAATTTGTTATGGAAGTAGACTGTGTGACATTTAAGAGAGGGCGGAATGTTTTCGTTACGTCAAATACAAACTTTATACTTTTAAACGGTGAAAAAGCATCCGTACAAGTTGCTTTCAACGGTGCCTTTGCTGGTCCTAACGGCATTGGCGGTGTAACTGTGGACGGTAGAGTTGGTGACATTAAAACAACTACAGATAAAAAAGGAAACGTGAGTTGCAGCTTTAATGTAATAGGTATCGGAATATCTGCACAAGTTTCTATCAGATTAGCTCATGGATCTAACAATGTATCTGCAACAATCAACCCGAATTTCAACTCAAACAGATTATCACTGGATGGTAAACTCATCCCACTGTCTGAATCAAGCGTATTCAAAGGACGGTCGTTCTAA
- a CDS encoding TonB-dependent receptor, with product MKKQNWLFILMGGCVAMSASAQETKQSQDLSVELNPVVVTGTGTHHRLKDTPTPVEVVTANDIKKAGITDFREAMTALVPSLSFSTNSMGDYLMLNGLSNKYVLILINGKKLTGDSSNNIDLNRIDMSNVKRIEVLKGAGSALYGSDAIGGVINVITNQPINDITVTSNTKVEERGQFTQTANVDIKTEKFASYTSYQRRQADGWTLTRVDANGDARDQHDANAFYTDNYTQMFQFTPNDKLSMYVEGSYYDRTVKRQPEYLKYNLTYDAYSLGAGAKYNFNKRSYIQFDLKNDNYDTNYLYTSDNGDYKTGDEVRQKRQHYYSGNLKSLFRFTENTRTIFGVEYIQETLDRPSFNVDERAYTWAAYAQEEITLFKNLQIQAGLRYVYHETAKSNVTPKLAVMYRLGDFTIRGQYSAGFRAPGLDELYKHSYSQRGSRAGTLSAGNKNLDAEKSNYGSINLEFNKKWLTVGVTGYINELRDMIVARTVKLSEFSEAEQAAFQEIANELHGGNAKLGNIQNYVNNDKALVKGFEINLNANLGYGFSLGGNYTFADARTKDSETGWHKIERSVRHSGNVNANYAHAWKNYRLNVNLNGRVQSKRIHETLESDEWIDESAPGFGLWNISTRHTFDDLKYFTIEPGIGINNIFDYSDHRPDASHLASLTPGRTFYVSLLLRFKK from the coding sequence ATGAAGAAACAGAATTGGCTGTTCATCCTCATGGGAGGATGTGTAGCAATGAGTGCATCTGCACAAGAGACAAAACAGAGTCAAGATCTGAGTGTAGAACTTAATCCTGTTGTAGTAACAGGTACAGGTACGCATCACAGACTAAAAGACACCCCAACACCAGTAGAAGTAGTAACAGCGAACGACATTAAAAAGGCTGGAATTACAGATTTCCGTGAGGCGATGACTGCTTTGGTTCCATCGCTGTCTTTCTCTACCAACTCAATGGGAGACTACCTTATGCTAAACGGACTGTCGAACAAGTATGTACTTATACTTATTAATGGCAAAAAGCTAACGGGAGACAGCAGTAACAATATCGACCTGAACCGGATTGACATGAGTAACGTAAAACGTATTGAAGTCCTAAAGGGTGCCGGTTCCGCTCTTTATGGTAGTGATGCTATTGGTGGTGTAATCAATGTCATTACAAACCAACCGATAAATGACATAACAGTTACCAGTAATACAAAGGTAGAAGAGCGTGGGCAGTTCACCCAGACTGCCAACGTAGACATCAAAACAGAGAAGTTTGCTTCTTATACTTCTTATCAACGTCGTCAGGCCGATGGTTGGACCCTCACACGTGTAGATGCAAATGGCGATGCAAGAGATCAGCATGACGCCAACGCTTTCTATACGGACAACTATACACAAATGTTTCAATTCACACCGAATGACAAACTGTCAATGTATGTTGAAGGCAGTTATTATGACCGTACAGTTAAACGCCAGCCCGAATATCTGAAGTATAATCTGACCTACGATGCATACAGTTTAGGAGCAGGAGCTAAATACAATTTCAACAAACGTTCTTATATCCAGTTCGACCTTAAAAACGATAATTACGATACCAATTATCTATACACCAGTGATAATGGAGATTACAAAACGGGAGACGAAGTGCGTCAGAAACGGCAGCATTATTATAGCGGAAACCTGAAGTCATTATTCCGCTTTACGGAAAATACCCGTACCATATTCGGAGTGGAATATATACAGGAAACTCTGGATAGACCTTCATTCAACGTTGATGAGCGTGCATACACTTGGGCTGCTTATGCACAAGAAGAAATCACTTTATTCAAGAACTTACAGATACAAGCGGGATTGCGCTATGTATATCACGAAACAGCCAAGAGTAACGTTACACCCAAACTTGCCGTAATGTATCGTTTAGGCGATTTTACCATCCGCGGACAATATTCGGCAGGATTCCGTGCCCCCGGACTTGATGAGCTATACAAACACTCTTATTCTCAAAGAGGAAGCAGAGCAGGAACATTAAGTGCCGGAAACAAGAATCTAGATGCGGAGAAAAGCAACTATGGCTCCATCAATTTAGAGTTCAATAAGAAATGGTTAACAGTGGGAGTAACCGGATATATCAACGAGTTACGCGATATGATTGTAGCGCGTACCGTTAAACTATCCGAATTTTCAGAGGCTGAACAAGCTGCTTTCCAGGAAATCGCAAACGAGTTGCACGGTGGCAATGCCAAGCTGGGTAATATCCAGAACTACGTCAACAATGATAAAGCATTAGTCAAAGGATTTGAAATAAATCTGAATGCTAATCTGGGCTATGGTTTCTCTTTAGGCGGTAACTATACCTTTGCCGACGCCAGAACAAAAGACAGTGAAACCGGCTGGCACAAAATAGAGCGTAGTGTTCGTCACTCGGGTAATGTGAATGCAAACTATGCGCATGCCTGGAAGAACTATCGACTGAATGTCAATCTAAACGGTCGCGTACAAAGCAAACGCATTCATGAAACTTTAGAAAGTGATGAATGGATTGATGAATCCGCTCCCGGATTTGGTTTATGGAACATCAGCACAAGACACACTTTTGACGATTTAAAATACTTCACCATAGAACCAGGTATAGGAATCAACAACATTTTCGATTACAGTGACCACCGTCCGGATGCATCCCATCTGGCCTCTCTCACACCGGGACGCACATTCTATGTAAGTCTTTTATTACGTTTCAAAAAATAA
- a CDS encoding sirohydrochlorin cobaltochelatase, whose product MRLLSLIILLTVSLLCPAHEGENFVASNMLASMKPGDKAALLMVHFGTTHDDTRALTIDAINVKAHEAFPDLEMREAFTSRIIIRRLKARGIEKLTPLDAMLCLRSEGYTHVIVQSSNIIDGVDMESLRRDMESVRPFFKEIRIGTPLLYSTEDAEKVVDILENRFDAAAQGKKSSNKKSTEHFVLVGHGTYTPSTAIYSQMDYMLKAKGLANFHVGTIEGYPSYETMLAQLKAGKTKQVTLVPFMFVAGYHAKNDIAGEWKEALEKEGYAVNVRIEGMGQIPEIQEIFIDHIRFSLKYRMLDIMDKKTAYAAGKDE is encoded by the coding sequence ATGAGATTACTTTCCCTGATTATACTATTAACAGTTTCCCTCCTCTGCCCTGCGCATGAGGGGGAAAACTTCGTCGCAAGCAATATGCTGGCAAGTATGAAACCAGGCGATAAAGCCGCCTTGCTGATGGTACATTTCGGTACTACACACGATGATACCCGTGCCCTGACTATTGACGCTATCAATGTGAAAGCCCACGAAGCATTCCCTGATCTGGAAATGCGTGAAGCTTTTACTTCCCGTATCATTATCCGTCGTCTTAAAGCACGTGGCATCGAGAAACTAACTCCGCTGGATGCTATGCTCTGTCTACGTAGTGAAGGTTATACACATGTTATTGTGCAAAGCTCGAACATCATTGACGGTGTAGACATGGAGTCACTTCGTCGCGATATGGAAAGTGTACGACCTTTCTTCAAGGAAATCCGTATTGGCACTCCCCTGCTCTACTCTACAGAAGATGCCGAAAAGGTGGTAGACATATTGGAAAACCGATTTGACGCGGCTGCACAAGGAAAGAAATCTTCCAATAAAAAGAGTACGGAACATTTTGTTCTTGTAGGTCACGGAACTTATACCCCCAGCACGGCAATCTATAGCCAGATGGACTATATGCTGAAAGCCAAAGGACTGGCGAATTTCCATGTAGGCACCATCGAAGGATATCCTTCATATGAAACGATGCTGGCACAGTTGAAAGCCGGAAAGACGAAGCAAGTAACTCTGGTTCCATTCATGTTTGTAGCCGGTTATCATGCTAAAAATGATATTGCCGGAGAATGGAAAGAAGCACTCGAAAAAGAAGGATACGCAGTAAATGTGCGTATAGAGGGTATGGGACAAATACCTGAAATACAAGAAATTTTCATTGATCATATCCGTTTCTCACTGAAGTACCGAATGCTGGATATTATGGATAAAAAGACAGCATACGCTGCCGGAAAAGACGAGTAA
- the cobJ gene encoding precorrin-3B C(17)-methyltransferase yields the protein MKQPQIIVAGIGPGSEQDITPAVLEAVREADVVVGYKYYFRFIQPYLHPETECIDTGMKRERTRAEQAFELAEQGKTVCVISSGDAGIYGMTPLIYEMKRERNSNVEVIALPGISAFQKAASLLGAPVGHDFCVISLSDLMTPWERIERRIRAAAMADFVTAVYNPKSEGRYWQLYRLKELFLAEGRAPETPVGYVRQAGREEQEVHLTTLADFNPEEVDMFTVILIGNSQSYAWNGKFITPRGYYAIDNSQLTIHNSLRHDSAANCQSSTVNCQLKKGQDIMIQSFRTIESELKNKNIPLDHKWALLHAIHTTADFEMEKLLYTDKGAVEKLYQKIADGRLKTIVTDVTMAASGIRKGALQRLGVEVKCYLSDERVATMAAEKGITRTQAGIRLAVEEHPDALFVFGNAPTALMELCDLVRKGKAAPSGIIAAPVGFVHVQESKHMVKPFMEIPKLIVEGRKGGSNLAATLVNAILCYNDAEQLRPGRDV from the coding sequence ATGAAACAGCCCCAAATAATAGTTGCCGGCATCGGACCAGGCAGTGAACAAGACATTACGCCTGCGGTTCTGGAGGCGGTTCGTGAAGCGGATGTAGTAGTGGGATATAAATATTATTTCCGTTTTATCCAGCCTTATCTCCACCCTGAAACAGAATGTATAGATACGGGTATGAAGCGGGAACGCACTCGTGCGGAACAGGCATTTGAATTGGCGGAACAGGGAAAAACGGTTTGCGTCATCAGTTCCGGCGATGCGGGGATTTATGGAATGACTCCGCTGATTTACGAGATGAAGCGGGAACGGAACAGCAACGTCGAAGTTATTGCCTTGCCGGGCATCAGTGCTTTTCAGAAAGCGGCTTCACTGTTGGGTGCTCCTGTGGGACATGATTTCTGTGTGATTTCCCTTTCCGACCTGATGACACCGTGGGAACGGATCGAGCGTCGCATCCGTGCGGCAGCCATGGCTGATTTCGTAACGGCTGTATATAATCCGAAAAGCGAAGGGCGGTATTGGCAACTCTATCGACTGAAAGAGCTGTTTCTCGCAGAAGGACGCGCTCCGGAAACTCCGGTAGGTTATGTACGCCAGGCCGGACGGGAAGAACAGGAAGTGCATCTGACGACACTCGCTGATTTCAATCCCGAAGAAGTGGATATGTTTACGGTCATCCTGATCGGTAACTCGCAGTCTTATGCGTGGAACGGCAAGTTCATTACTCCCCGGGGATACTATGCAATTGACAATTCACAATTGACAATTCACAATTCCTTGCGGCATGATAGCGCAGCCAATTGTCAATCGTCAACTGTCAATTGTCAATTGAAAAAGGGTCAGGACATTATGATACAAAGTTTCCGGACCATTGAGTCGGAACTAAAGAATAAGAATATTCCTCTGGATCATAAATGGGCTTTGCTGCACGCCATCCATACCACGGCTGATTTTGAAATGGAAAAGCTGCTGTATACGGATAAAGGTGCTGTGGAAAAACTTTATCAGAAAATAGCGGACGGTCGGTTGAAAACGATTGTTACGGATGTGACGATGGCTGCCAGTGGTATCCGCAAAGGAGCTTTACAACGGCTGGGGGTAGAAGTGAAATGTTATCTTTCCGATGAACGGGTAGCGACAATGGCAGCGGAAAAAGGGATCACCCGTACACAAGCCGGTATACGTCTGGCGGTGGAGGAACATCCGGATGCCTTGTTCGTATTCGGTAATGCGCCGACGGCTTTGATGGAACTTTGTGATCTGGTACGTAAAGGAAAGGCTGCACCAAGCGGTATTATTGCCGCGCCTGTGGGTTTTGTACATGTACAGGAATCCAAGCACATGGTGAAGCCGTTCATGGAAATACCCAAACTGATAGTGGAGGGACGAAAAGGAGGAAGTAATTTGGCTGCAACGCTGGTGAATGCAATCTTGTGCTACAATGATGCGGAACAGTTAAGGCCGGGACGGGATGTATAA
- the cbiE gene encoding precorrin-6y C5,15-methyltransferase (decarboxylating) subunit CbiE produces MKRNFIIIGMDDNRELFFPPEVLRHIREGKVFSGGLRHREIVEKLLPEGAEWISITVPLDNVFAQYENIFADFEQKASDASIVVFASGDPLFFGFANTVKRKLPDAKIRLYPAFNSLQTLAHRLVMPYDDMRTVSLTGRPWQELDKALIEHAHKIGVLTDREHTPATIAARMLEYGYTDYTMYIGEHLGNPERERIRRMSLEEAEKETFEHPNNLLLCYDTRRRPHTTPVDGHIRHPYTVSYDTHSKEALLPITEQPRSFGLPDEQFAHLDGRARMITKAPIRLLTLQALELNRRRVFWDIGFCTGSVSIEARLQFPHLTVVSFEIRPEGEELMRVNSRRFGAPGITALIGDFLQTDLEPLSRPDAVFIGGHGGKLKDILVRLKEVLQPGGCIVFNSVSPNSGELFRKGAENAGMSLQPSLHITLNDYNPIEIMKVTL; encoded by the coding sequence ATGAAACGAAACTTTATCATCATAGGCATGGACGACAACCGAGAACTTTTCTTCCCGCCCGAAGTGCTGCGGCACATCCGGGAAGGAAAAGTTTTCTCCGGCGGCTTGCGGCATCGGGAGATTGTAGAGAAGTTACTTCCGGAAGGTGCGGAATGGATTTCTATAACAGTTCCACTGGATAACGTCTTTGCCCAATACGAAAACATTTTTGCAGACTTTGAGCAGAAGGCTTCCGATGCATCTATTGTCGTATTTGCATCCGGAGATCCCCTGTTTTTCGGCTTCGCCAATACGGTAAAACGAAAACTGCCCGATGCAAAGATACGCCTCTACCCGGCTTTCAATTCCCTGCAAACATTAGCGCACAGACTGGTGATGCCTTACGATGATATGCGTACCGTCTCTCTGACAGGACGCCCGTGGCAGGAACTGGACAAAGCACTCATAGAACATGCCCACAAAATAGGTGTACTGACAGATCGGGAGCATACCCCTGCCACTATCGCCGCGCGGATGTTGGAATATGGATATACCGATTACACGATGTACATCGGTGAGCACCTCGGCAATCCCGAACGCGAGCGCATTCGTCGGATGAGTCTTGAAGAAGCTGAAAAAGAGACATTTGAGCATCCAAATAACTTGCTGCTCTGCTACGATACCCGTAGACGGCCACATACGACACCCGTAGACGGTCATATACGGCACCCGTATACGGTAAGCTACGACACCCATAGCAAGGAAGCCCTCCTCCCTATAACTGAACAGCCCCGTTCCTTCGGTCTTCCTGACGAACAATTTGCTCATCTGGACGGACGTGCCCGCATGATTACCAAAGCTCCGATCCGCCTCCTTACCTTGCAGGCATTAGAACTGAATCGCCGCCGTGTCTTTTGGGACATAGGTTTCTGCACAGGCTCTGTCTCCATCGAAGCCCGCCTGCAATTCCCGCATCTTACGGTCGTTTCGTTCGAGATACGTCCCGAAGGAGAAGAACTTATGCGCGTCAACTCCCGCCGTTTCGGTGCACCGGGAATCACAGCCTTAATCGGAGATTTCCTGCAAACCGATCTGGAACCTCTCTCCCGCCCCGACGCCGTCTTTATCGGCGGGCACGGCGGAAAATTAAAAGATATACTGGTACGCCTGAAAGAAGTATTGCAGCCCGGCGGTTGTATCGTCTTCAACTCCGTATCCCCCAATAGCGGGGAATTGTTCCGCAAAGGGGCAGAAAACGCAGGAATGTCCCTGCAACCCTCCCTGCATATCACACTCAATGATTATAACCCGATAGAAATAATGAAAGTAACCTTATGA
- the cobM gene encoding precorrin-4 C(11)-methyltransferase gives MKVAIILISESSLPIARTLSNEFPDSEIITTTPAPDCTYVSFYEEFMALSFHRYDAFIFIGAMGICVRTIAPHVKDKHTDPAVICVDSTGRYAVSVLSGHIGKANEMTENIAHILGAEPVITTQSDRTGLWALDTLGDKFDWAAIPGETEYGMMNNIISLFVKKVPTALFLEVRDQGTEYLEKTCPPHVDIHYGLFRDIDLSRYQLVILVTPFLHNTHDTPALFYVPKVLHVGVGLAHQAGPVHDIVENILGTMINSTFMPRAVKYIATINEKCDEPVIKELERAYQIRYYSAEELKEISVPNPSPVVEKHMGTPSVSEAAAFLSANGGELLLDKQKGGNYTMAIAIEKGVLRYHGHIEIVGAGPGDPDLISVRGRQMLEKADLILYAGSLVPRELTFCAKPGATIRSSASMDLEEQFALMKKFYDAGKFIVRLHTGDPCIYGAIQEQMNYFDQHHMSYHIIPGISSFQAAAAALKSQFTIPEKVQSIILTRGEGRTPMPEREQLHLLARSQSTMCIFLSAGIAEQVQEELLQEYPKTTPVAVCYHLTWKDERIYRGELKDLAKIVKENNLTLTTMIVVGEAIDNREGLSRLYAHEFKHLFRR, from the coding sequence ATGAAGGTAGCCATTATACTGATTTCCGAAAGCAGTCTGCCCATTGCGCGAACGCTGAGTAACGAATTTCCCGATTCCGAAATAATCACCACGACTCCTGCACCCGACTGCACATACGTTTCTTTTTACGAAGAATTTATGGCTCTGTCTTTCCATCGCTACGATGCCTTTATTTTCATAGGTGCCATGGGCATCTGCGTCCGCACCATCGCCCCGCATGTGAAAGATAAACATACAGATCCCGCCGTGATCTGTGTAGACAGCACCGGCCGCTATGCCGTTTCCGTCCTCTCGGGACACATCGGAAAGGCCAACGAAATGACGGAAAACATCGCCCACATTCTCGGCGCCGAACCTGTCATCACCACACAAAGCGACCGCACCGGACTCTGGGCACTGGACACCCTGGGTGATAAATTTGACTGGGCCGCCATTCCCGGTGAGACGGAATACGGCATGATGAATAACATCATCAGCCTTTTCGTGAAGAAAGTTCCCACCGCCCTCTTCCTCGAAGTGCGCGATCAGGGAACGGAATATCTGGAAAAGACCTGCCCACCACACGTGGATATACATTACGGCTTATTCCGGGATATAGACCTCAGCCGTTACCAGCTGGTTATACTCGTCACTCCTTTCCTGCACAATACGCATGACACCCCTGCGCTCTTTTATGTGCCCAAGGTATTGCATGTCGGCGTAGGTCTGGCACATCAGGCAGGTCCCGTGCATGACATCGTTGAAAACATCCTTGGTACGATGATTAACAGTACCTTCATGCCCCGTGCCGTAAAGTACATCGCTACCATTAACGAGAAATGCGACGAACCGGTCATTAAAGAACTGGAACGTGCCTATCAGATACGCTATTACAGTGCGGAAGAACTGAAAGAAATCTCCGTCCCCAACCCCAGTCCGGTAGTAGAGAAACACATGGGTACACCCAGCGTTTCCGAAGCCGCCGCTTTTCTTTCCGCCAACGGTGGTGAGCTGCTGCTGGACAAACAAAAAGGCGGAAACTACACCATGGCCATAGCCATCGAAAAGGGAGTACTCCGCTACCACGGACATATCGAAATCGTCGGCGCAGGTCCGGGTGATCCTGACCTTATCTCCGTGCGTGGAAGGCAAATGCTGGAGAAGGCAGATCTTATCCTCTACGCCGGCAGTCTCGTCCCCCGTGAACTTACATTCTGTGCCAAACCGGGTGCTACGATACGTAGTTCGGCTTCTATGGACTTGGAAGAACAGTTTGCACTGATGAAGAAATTCTATGATGCAGGCAAATTCATAGTTCGCCTGCATACGGGCGATCCCTGCATCTACGGCGCCATTCAGGAACAGATGAACTATTTCGACCAACATCACATGAGTTATCACATTATCCCGGGCATTTCTTCCTTCCAGGCTGCTGCCGCTGCGCTGAAGTCTCAATTTACCATTCCTGAGAAAGTGCAGAGCATCATCCTTACCCGCGGCGAAGGACGCACCCCCATGCCGGAACGCGAACAACTCCACCTGCTGGCACGCTCGCAAAGCACCATGTGTATCTTCCTCAGTGCCGGCATTGCCGAACAGGTGCAGGAAGAACTCTTACAGGAATATCCCAAAACCACTCCCGTTGCCGTTTGCTACCACCTCACCTGGAAGGACGAACGCATCTATCGCGGAGAGTTGAAGGACCTTGCAAAGATTGTGAAAGAGAACAACCTGACGCTCACCACCATGATTGTCGTAGGTGAAGCCATCGACAACCGCGAAGGCCTTTCCCGCCTCTACGCCCATGAGTTCAAACATCTCTTCCGCAGATAA